One part of the Glycine soja cultivar W05 chromosome 11, ASM419377v2, whole genome shotgun sequence genome encodes these proteins:
- the LOC114375952 gene encoding COBRA-like protein 10 — translation MPSPLLSLSLVLLFLISCGNIHECEAQDTEALPPAAETCNGVFISYDFLTRRKEFPRVKNATAQSWAFNSTATVLNTGKDVVKAWRLFIGFQHDEILISASGGNLIDGTDFPALVGNGTTFVGSSVPDLDSSINTAQDLTQISAMIQLIGTQFGVRPPTIPMPKTIKLVNDGYKCPLPTTRKGSMYACCKKDPKFKAVLRKTKFLPRQQGDLTISYDVNQVYENNYMVEVTMENNHLLGRLDHWNLTWEWTRGEFIYSMKGAFTRVIEYSGCIYGAAGQYYKDMDFSKVVNCQKNPIISDLPPEKANDTEIGKIPHCCKNGTLLPILMDPSKSKSVFQMQVFKVPPDLNKTAIFPPEKWKITGILNPEYRCGAPIRVDPAQSQDPRGLEATVIAISSWQIVCNITKPTKRSTRCCVSFSAYYNESIVPCNTCACGCDENNRRCNPNSPAMLLPPEALLVPFENRTKKTVAWAKLKHFKVPTKLPCADNCGVSINWHVVSDFKGGWSARITMFNWQHTNFENWFTALQFKKKTALGYEKVYSFNGTFLPKLNHTIFLQGTQGSNFLLALDNGTNPKVPGKAQSVLSFTKKFAPGMKIAKGDGFPSRVFFNGEECSIPTRFPVGNGNQHNADSLNLHLLLALVLAFTMSIILY, via the exons ATGCCTAGTCCATTGCTATCATTATCATTAGTGCTGCTATTCTTGATTTCATGTGGAAATATTCATGAATGTGAAGCTCAAGATACCGAGGCTTTGCCTCCAGCAGCAGAAACTTGTAACGGGGTTTTCATTTCCTATGACTTTCTCACTCGAAGAAAAGAATTCCCTCGCGTGAAGAATGCCACGGCACAGTCTTGGGCCTTCAATTCCACCGCAACAGTTCTCAACACCGGCAAAGACGTGGTTAAGGCGTGGAGGCTGTTCATAGGTTTTCAACATGACGAGATTCTAATCTCTGCCAGCGGAGGTAATCTAATCGATGGAACTGACTTCCCTGCTCTGGTAGGAAATGGCACTACCTTTGTTGGATCTTCTGTGCCAGATTTGGATAGCTCCATCAACACAGCTCAAGATTTAACCCAAATTTCAGCCATGATCCAGCTTATTGGCACCCAGTTTGGAGTAAGGCCTCCTACTATTCCTATGCCCAAAACCATCAAGTTGGTAAATGATGGTTACAAGTGCCCCCTACCAACTACCCGTA AGGGTTCCATGTATGCGTGTTGTAAAAAAGACCCTAAATTCAAGGCTGTACTACGGAAGACAAAATTCTTGCCACGGCAACAAGGGGATCTTACCATATCCTATGACGTGAATCAAGTGTATGAGAATAATTATATGGTAGAGGTGACCATGGAGAACAATCACCTTTTGGGACGGCTGGATCATTGGAACTTGACTTGGGAGTGGACAAGAGGGGAGTTTATATACAGTATGAAAGGTGCTTTCACACGTGTGATAGAATATTCAGGTTGCATCTATGGAGCTGCAGGACAGTATTACAAGGACATGGATTTTTCTAAAGTCGTTAACTGTCAAAAGAATCCAATAATCAGTGACTTGCCTCCAGAGAAAGCTAATGACACTGAAATTGGAAAGATACCTCACTGTTGCAAAAACGGAACTCTTCTACCTATCCTTATGGATCCAAGCAAATCCAAGTCTGTTTTCCAAATGCAAGTGTTCAAAGTTCCACCTGATCTAAACAAAACAGCAATTTTCCCTCCAGAGAAATGGAAAATAACGGGCATTCTCAACCCGGAATACAGATGTGGGGCACCTATTAGAGTGGATCCTGCACAATCTCAAGATCCCAGGGGACTTGAAGCAACGGTTATTGCCATTTCAAGTTGGCAAATAGTCTGCAATATCACTAAGCCAACCAAGAGGAGCACTCGCTGCTGTGTTTCTTTCTCTGCTTATTACAATGAGTCCATAGTACCTTGCAACACATGTGCCTGTGGTTGTGATGAAAATAACAGAAGATGTAATCCGAATTCACCAGCAATGCTTCTCCCTCCAGAAGCTCTTCTTGTACCCTTTGAGAATAGGACAAAAAAGACAGTTGCTTGGGCCAAACTAAAGCATTTTAAAGTCCCAACAAAATTACCATGTGCTGACAACTGTGGAGTTAGCATAAACTGGCATGTAGTTTCGGACTTCAAAGGTGGGTGGAGTGCCAGAATCACTATGTTCAATTGGCAGCATACGAATTTTGAGAATTGGTTCACTGCACTGCAATTCAAGAAGAAGACTGCTCTTGGTTACGAAAAAGTTTATTCTTTTAATGGAACATTCCTTCCGAAGCTCAATCATACTATTTTCTTGCAAGGAACACAAGGATCAAACTTTTTGTTAGCTTTAGACAATGGAACAAACCCAAAGGTGCCCGGAAAAGCACAATCTGTTCTTTCCTTTACTAAGAAGTTTGCACCAGGcatgaaaattgcaaaaggaGATGGGTTCCCATCAAGGGTCTTTTTTAATGGTGAAGAGTGTTCTATTCCTACCCGTTTCCCTGTGGGAAATGGAAACCAACATAATGCAGATTCATTAAACCTACACCTACTATTAGCTTTAGTCCTAGCTTTTACAATGAGTATAATATTGTATTAA